In a single window of the Centroberyx gerrardi isolate f3 chromosome 17, fCenGer3.hap1.cur.20231027, whole genome shotgun sequence genome:
- the akt1 gene encoding RAC-alpha serine/threonine-protein kinase — translation MTNVVIVKEGWLHKRGEYIKTWRPRYFLLKSDGTFIGYKERPQDVDQLETPLNNFSVAQCQLMKTERPKPNTFIIRCLQWTTVIERTFHVETPEEREEWTKAIQAVAVGLQKQEEEMMDSSPDPMDMEVYLTKPRHKVTMHDFEYLKLLGKGTFGKVILVKEKATGRYYAMKILKKEVIVAKDEVAHTLTENRVLQNSKHPFLTGLKYSFQTHDRLCFVMEYANGGELFFHLSRDRVFSEDRARFYGAEIVSALDYLHAERNVVYRDLKLENLMLDKDGHIKITDFGLCKEGIKDGATMKTFCGTPEYLAPEVLEDNDYGRAVDWWGLGVVMYEMMCGRLPFYNQDHEKLFELILMEDIRFPRTLGPEGRSLLSGLLKKDPKQRLGGGPDDAKEIMQHKFFAGIEWQDVYEKKLVPPFKPQVTSETDTRYFDEEFTAQTITITPPGQDDSMESFDSERRPHFPQFSYSASGTA, via the exons GAGAATACATCAAGACCTGGAGGCCAAGgtactttctcctgaagagtgATGGTACATTCATTGGCTACAAGGAGCGACCGCAAGATGTGGACCAGCTGGAAACCCCCTTAAATAACTTCTCTGTAGCAC AGTGCCAGCTGATGAAGACGGAACGACCCAAGCCCAACACATTTATCATCCGCTGCCTGCAGTGGACCACTGTCATCGAGCGCACCTTCCACGTGGAGACCCCCGAGGAGAG GGAAGAATGGACCAAAGCCATCCAGGCGGTGGCTGTCGGCCTGCagaaacaagaggaggagatgatggaCTCCTCTCCAGACCCCATGGACATGGAGGTCTACCTGACCAAACCCCGACACAAAGTG ACTATGCACGACTTTGAATACCTCAAACTCCTGGGAAAAGGCACTTTTGGCAAAGTCATCCTGGTAAAGGAGAAGGCCACAGGACGCTACTACGCCATGAAGATCCTGAAGAAGGAGGTGATCGTAGCAAAA GATGAAGtggcgcacacactcacagagaacAGAGTCCTCCAGAATTCCAAGCATCCGTTCTTGACA GGCCTGAAATACTCCTTCCAGACACATGACCGCTTGTGCTTTGTCATGGAGTACGCAAACGGCGGCGAG CTTTTCTTCCATCTGTCAAGGGACCGCGTATTCTCGGAGGATCGGGCACGGTTCTACGGGGCAGAGATAGTGTCGGCGCTGGACTACCTGCATGCTGAGAGGAACGTGGTCTATCGGGATCTAAAG cTGGAAAACCTCATGCTGGACAAAGATGGACACATAAAGATCACAGACTTCGGTCTGTGCAAGGAGGGGATCAAAGATGGTGCCACCATGAAGACTTTCTGCGGGACGCCAGAGTACCTGGCACCTGAG GTGCTAGAAGACAACGACTATGGCCGTGCGGTGGACTGGTGGGGTCTGGGGGTGGTGATGTACGAGATGATGTGCGGCCGGCTGCCCTTCTACAACCAGGACCACGAGAAGCTGTTTGAGCTCATCCTCATGGAAGACATCCGCTTCCCGCGGACACTAGGACCTGAGGGACGCTCCCTGCTCTCCGGCCTGCTCAAGAAGGACCCCAAGCAGAG GTTAGGTGGAGGACCTGACGATGCCAAGGAAATCATGCAGCACAAGTTCTTCGCAGGGATTGAATGGCAAGACGTTTATGAGAAGAAG CTGGTCCCGCCTTTTAAGCCCCAGGTTACCTCGGAGACGGACACACGGTATTTTGATGAGGAGTTCACAGCACAGACCATCACTATCACGCCACCCGGACAAg ATGACAGTATGGAGTCCTTCGACAGTGAGCGGAGACCCCACTTCCCCCAGTTCTCCTACTCTGCCAGTGGGACAGCCTGA